A section of the Pogoniulus pusillus isolate bPogPus1 chromosome 3, bPogPus1.pri, whole genome shotgun sequence genome encodes:
- the RB1 gene encoding retinoblastoma-associated protein isoform X2: MPFQHNHTAADLYLSPVRSPKKKASGPSPSATSSPDAQPAANSQTQKPQKSTSLSLFYKKVYLLAYLRLRTLFSRLLSEHPDLEPLIWTLFQHTLQNEYELMRDRHLDQIMMCSMYGICKVKNVDLRFKIIVSAYKELPNTNQETFKRVLIREEQYDSIIVFYNLVFMQKLKTNILQYASNRPPTPSPIPHMPRSPYQFSNSPRRVPAGNNIYISPLKSPYKFSDGFQSPTKMTPRSRFLVSIGESFGTSDKFQKINQMLCNSEGQLKRSAEVTTAPKPLKRLRFDIEGQDEADGSKHLPQESKFQQKLAEMTSTRTRMQKQKLNDGNDTSASEEK; this comes from the exons ATGCCTTTCCAACATAATCACACTGCAGCAGACCT CTATCTTTCTCCTGTGAGATCTCCAAAGAAGAAAGCATCTGGACCTTCTCCAAGTGCTACTTCTTCTCCAGATGCTCAGCCAGCTGCAAACTCTCAAACACAGAAACCACAAAAGTCtacctccctctctctgttctACAAAAAAG TGTATCTGCTGGCATATCTTCGACTACGTACCCTCTTCTCTCGCcttctctctgagcatcctgaccTAGAACCCTTGATCTGGACCTTATTCCAGCACACGTTGCAAAATGAGTATGAACTCATGAGAGACAGGCACTTGGATCAG ATAATGATGTGTTCCATGTATGGGATATGCAAAGTGAAGAATGTAGATCTTAGATTTAAAATAATAGTTTCAGCATACAAGGAGCTCCCCAACACGAACCAGGAG actttcaaacgTGTTCTTATCAGGGAGGAACAGTATGACTCCATTATAGTCTTCTACAACTTAGTGTTCATGCAGAAGCTGAAGACCAACATTCTGCAGTATGCCTCCAACAGG cctCCCACTCCATCACCTATCCCACACATGCCTCGCAGCCCCTACCAGTTCTCCAACTCTCCTCGGCGTGTCCCTGCTGGCAATAACATCTACATCTCGCCCTTGAAGAGCCCATACAAGTTCTCCGATGGCTTTCAGTCGCCCACCAAGATGACTCCAAGATCCAG ATTTTTGGTGTCCATTGGTGAATCATTTGGG ACTTCTGATAAGTTTCAAAAAATAAACCAGATGCTGTGCAACAGTGAGGGCCAGCTGAAACGCAGCGCAGAAGTGACCACTGCTCCTAAGCCACTCAAGAGGCTACGCTTCGATATAGAAGGGCAAGATGAAGCAGATGGGAG CAAACACCTACCCCAGGAGTCCAAGTTCCAACAAAAGCTTGCAGAAATGA CATCTACTCGAACAAGAATGCAAAAGCAGAAACTGAACGATGGGAATGATACCTCAGCCAGTGAAGAAAAGTGA